A single window of Candidatus Bealeia paramacronuclearis DNA harbors:
- a CDS encoding IS607 family transposase, with protein sequence MDKLLSIREASRILGVSNGTLRRWEKESRLVPERTAGGQRRYPLSALRPHLVRTEKIDRKTLCYARVSSHDQRQDLERQKQVLEMYCAAQGWKFETIADLGSGMNYNKKGLKILISAILDREAGRLVLTHKDRLLRFGAELIFSICEMNQVEVVIINQGKEPSFEEELAKDVLEIITVFSARLYGARSKKNKKLLEGLKEAYDAVSS encoded by the coding sequence ATGGATAAGTTATTGAGTATCAGAGAAGCCAGTCGTATTCTTGGAGTGTCAAATGGCACATTAAGGCGATGGGAAAAAGAGAGTCGCCTTGTTCCCGAAAGAACAGCGGGAGGACAAAGACGTTATCCTTTATCTGCCTTGCGCCCTCATCTTGTTCGCACTGAAAAGATAGATAGAAAAACGCTTTGCTATGCTCGTGTTTCCAGTCACGATCAACGGCAGGATTTGGAAAGACAAAAACAAGTCCTTGAGATGTATTGTGCAGCTCAAGGTTGGAAGTTTGAGACCATTGCGGATCTTGGCAGTGGTATGAATTACAACAAAAAGGGTCTGAAGATCCTGATTAGTGCCATTTTAGACAGAGAAGCAGGTCGATTGGTTTTAACCCATAAAGACAGGCTGTTAAGATTTGGAGCAGAATTAATCTTTTCCATTTGTGAGATGAATCAGGTAGAAGTTGTGATTATCAATCAAGGGAAAGAACCCTCTTTTGAAGAGGAACTCGCCAAAGATGTGTTGGAAATTATCACTGTTTTTTCGGCCAGATTGTATGGTGCGAGAAGTAAAAAGAACAAGAAATTATTGGAAGGTCTGAAAGAAGCCTACGATGCTGTTAGTTCATAA
- a CDS encoding RNA-guided endonuclease TnpB family protein, which yields MLLVHKVELKPNNKQATYFRKACGVARFAYNWALDQWKKQYQNGEKPTEISLRKLLNACKAEEYPWMQEVTKNAPQQAIKNLGSAFNRFFRKQGGYPKFKKKGIRDSFRADNGPPQKGESAIRVTGKKIQIPCLGWVKITENLRFQGQIKSLTISRVADRWFASISVEIDKLPHVRKNQGIVGVDLGITKLATLSNGMVVEGAKAHTALLKKLKRSSRQLSRKDKKSMNFKKHTQKLARLHARIANIRRDYLHKATTDIVLNHHEIGIENLNVKGMSANRKLARHILDQSFYEFRRQLEYKAGLYNAQIFVADRFFPSSKLCHSCGCVYADLKLSERHWTCPHCNQSHDRDVNAALNLQRLCTGSSPETYACGVGSSGSFARQISETTCVESGIQHHA from the coding sequence ATGCTGTTAGTTCATAAAGTAGAATTGAAGCCAAATAATAAGCAGGCGACTTATTTTAGAAAAGCCTGCGGTGTTGCACGCTTTGCTTATAATTGGGCTTTAGATCAATGGAAGAAACAATACCAGAATGGTGAGAAGCCTACAGAAATAAGCCTGCGTAAACTTCTCAATGCTTGTAAGGCGGAAGAATATCCTTGGATGCAAGAGGTCACTAAAAATGCCCCTCAACAAGCCATCAAAAATTTAGGATCAGCTTTTAACCGCTTTTTCCGCAAACAGGGAGGATATCCCAAGTTTAAAAAGAAAGGAATCAGGGATAGCTTTAGAGCGGACAATGGTCCGCCCCAAAAAGGAGAGTCTGCCATTCGTGTGACAGGTAAAAAGATTCAAATTCCTTGTTTGGGATGGGTCAAAATAACAGAGAATTTGAGATTTCAAGGACAAATAAAATCCTTGACGATCTCAAGAGTTGCAGACCGATGGTTTGCATCCATCAGTGTTGAAATAGACAAACTGCCTCATGTACGCAAGAACCAAGGTATTGTGGGTGTGGATTTGGGTATTACAAAACTGGCAACTTTATCCAATGGCATGGTTGTTGAGGGAGCAAAGGCACATACCGCTTTGCTGAAGAAGTTAAAACGATCTTCTCGACAGCTATCTCGTAAAGATAAAAAGAGTATGAATTTTAAAAAGCATACTCAAAAACTGGCACGTCTTCACGCCCGAATCGCTAATATCAGACGTGATTATCTCCATAAGGCAACAACCGATATTGTCCTGAATCATCATGAAATTGGCATTGAAAACCTAAATGTCAAAGGTATGTCAGCGAACAGAAAATTAGCTCGACATATTTTAGATCAGTCTTTTTATGAATTCAGGCGTCAATTGGAATATAAGGCAGGTCTCTATAATGCTCAAATTTTTGTTGCTGATCGGTTCTTTCCGTCAAGCAAGCTCTGCCATAGCTGCGGATGTGTTTATGCGGATTTAAAGTTGTCGGAGAGACATTGGACGTGTCCACATTGCAACCAATCTCATGACAGAGATGTGAATGCAGCCCTTAATTTACAACGTTTATGTACGGGCAGCTCGCCCGAAACTTATGCCTGTGGAGTGGGAAGCTCTGGCTCATTTGCTCGTCAAATAAGTGAAACTACCTGCGTTGAATCAGGAATACAACACCATGCGTAA
- the ubiG gene encoding bifunctional 2-polyprenyl-6-hydroxyphenol methylase/3-demethylubiquinol 3-O-methyltransferase UbiG, whose protein sequence is MRHTKLMTVDAREIENFSAHAASWWDEKGAFRILHRMNPLRLQFIIDNLKAEGVPNLEKMNVLDVGCGGGLLCEPLARLGAQVTGIDATNDSISIAKTHASALGLNINYRSTTAEDLASEGLKFDVVISYEVIEHVANPEAFLQALTSLVAPQGHLFLSTLNRTAQSYLFGILTAEYILKWAPKGTHTWEKFISPQELSRLLNLQGFTPYATQGLTFFPLTRSWKLTPDVSMNYLMYARPEKLDLR, encoded by the coding sequence ATGAGACACACAAAACTGATGACCGTTGATGCACGCGAAATTGAAAATTTCTCAGCGCATGCAGCGTCTTGGTGGGATGAAAAGGGAGCATTTCGTATTTTGCACCGCATGAATCCTTTGCGCCTTCAATTTATTATCGACAATTTAAAGGCCGAAGGTGTTCCAAATCTTGAGAAGATGAATGTTCTTGATGTGGGGTGCGGAGGAGGCCTTTTGTGCGAGCCGCTTGCGCGACTTGGGGCCCAGGTTACGGGCATTGATGCTACAAATGACAGTATTTCAATTGCCAAAACCCATGCTAGCGCCTTGGGTCTTAATATTAATTATAGATCTACAACGGCAGAAGATTTGGCATCAGAGGGGCTCAAATTTGATGTTGTGATTTCTTATGAAGTGATTGAGCATGTTGCCAATCCTGAGGCTTTTTTGCAGGCCTTAACCTCACTCGTTGCACCTCAGGGGCACCTTTTTCTCTCGACGTTAAATCGGACAGCCCAGTCTTATCTTTTTGGAATTTTGACGGCCGAATATATTTTGAAATGGGCACCCAAAGGGACGCATACTTGGGAGAAATTCATCTCCCCACAAGAGCTTTCACGCCTTTTGAACCTTCAAGGGTTTACGCCCTACGCAACTCAAGGATTGACGTTTTTTCCTCTTACACGATCTTGGAAACTCACCCCTGATGTTTCTATGAATTACTTGATGTATGCACGACCTGAGAAATTGGATCTCAGATAA
- a CDS encoding MarR family winged helix-turn-helix transcriptional regulator, which produces MKEGYLDLISAIERLHRQFMEVVRIELDRMELHDINNVQCFILYNVGQDTMTVGEVANRGYYLGSNVSYNLKKLVENGYFIQEASFHDRRSSKIRLSEKGLALYKRMDEIYEEHSKNLVHNGFYDKNIEDTVKLLRRLESYWNFIISHDVRM; this is translated from the coding sequence ATGAAAGAAGGATACTTAGACCTGATATCGGCCATCGAGCGTCTCCATCGCCAGTTTATGGAAGTTGTGAGAATTGAGCTTGATCGGATGGAACTTCACGATATTAATAATGTCCAATGCTTCATTCTTTATAATGTGGGGCAAGATACAATGACAGTGGGGGAAGTTGCCAATCGTGGCTATTACCTGGGATCCAACGTTTCTTATAATCTCAAAAAGCTCGTGGAAAATGGATACTTTATCCAAGAGGCGTCATTTCATGATAGACGCTCGAGCAAGATTCGCCTTTCGGAAAAAGGCCTCGCTCTCTACAAAAGGATGGATGAAATCTATGAAGAGCACTCTAAAAATCTTGTGCATAATGGATTTTATGACAAAAATATTGAGGATACCGTCAAGCTTTTGCGCAGGCTTGAATCCTACTGGAATTTCATTATTAGTCACGATGTTCGGATGTAG
- a CDS encoding thymidine kinase yields the protein MAKLHFYYSAMNAGKTTTLLQSNHNYRERGMLTLMFTPSVDDRYKKGLIKSRIGLEQEAIPFDPDFNFFDYVSSCVKKLPHPIKCILVDEAQFINKAQVLQLTQVVDELKIPVLCYGLRTDFRGEPFEGSKYLLAWAEEMTEIKTICHCGKKATMSARVNEKGQIVSEGEQIEIGGNDKYVSLCRKHWTQKELSSPHTLKEPFKALSVAF from the coding sequence GTGGCCAAACTCCATTTTTATTATTCTGCGATGAATGCAGGAAAAACAACAACATTGCTGCAATCTAACCATAACTATCGCGAGCGCGGTATGTTGACGTTGATGTTCACGCCCTCAGTTGATGATCGTTATAAAAAGGGCCTCATTAAATCCCGCATTGGTTTGGAGCAAGAAGCGATTCCCTTTGATCCAGATTTTAATTTTTTTGACTATGTTTCAAGTTGTGTCAAAAAATTACCCCATCCCATTAAATGCATTTTGGTTGATGAAGCTCAATTCATCAACAAAGCTCAAGTTCTTCAATTAACCCAAGTGGTGGACGAGCTCAAAATTCCAGTTCTTTGTTATGGCCTGCGCACAGATTTTCGGGGAGAGCCTTTTGAGGGCAGTAAGTACCTTTTGGCCTGGGCTGAGGAAATGACTGAAATTAAAACCATTTGTCATTGTGGAAAAAAAGCCACCATGAGCGCCCGCGTCAATGAAAAAGGGCAGATCGTCTCAGAGGGCGAGCAGATCGAAATCGGTGGAAATGATAAATATGTCTCCTTGTGCCGAAAGCACTGGACGCAAAAAGAATTATCCTCCCCACACACCTTGAAGGAGCCGTTCAAGGCCCTCTCGGTCGCTTTCTGA
- a CDS encoding enoyl-CoA hydratase/isomerase family protein, with amino-acid sequence MTLLPLEIERPEPEILTHVESGVGVITLNRPRALNALSLAMIRGLWETLLAWRNDSQVRLVLLQGAGEKAFCAGG; translated from the coding sequence ATGACATTGCTCCCTCTCGAAATTGAACGTCCAGAGCCAGAAATTCTCACACACGTTGAATCGGGGGTGGGCGTTATTACCCTCAATCGGCCGCGAGCTTTAAATGCTCTTTCCCTTGCGATGATTCGAGGGCTTTGGGAGACTTTGCTTGCCTGGAGGAATGATTCTCAAGTTCGTCTTGTTCTTCTTCAAGGGGCCGGTGAAAAAGCCTTTTGTGCGGGGGGTTAA
- the mmsB gene encoding 3-hydroxyisobutyrate dehydrogenase, whose product MTKIAFIGLGHMGGPMAANLIKAGHEVVGFDLVPEALEALVAQGGKVSPSLKDVVEGAELIITMLPEGRHSASVYLGESGIFEIAPETALFCDCSTIDIETTIRLHEDAQSRGLRFLDAPVSGGVGGARAGTLTFMVGGSPKNFEDLKPYLEFMGKRIVHCGDGGAGQAAKICNNMVLGISMIGISEAFNLAEKLGLSADKFFEVASGSSTQCWALTSYCPSPGLVKTAPSNNHYQAGFMAHMMLKDLKLASHAAESTATSCPLGAEAMSLYNLFCNQGEGEKDFSGIINFLRGNG is encoded by the coding sequence ATGACAAAAATCGCATTTATTGGCTTGGGACACATGGGGGGGCCTATGGCCGCAAATCTTATCAAAGCCGGTCATGAGGTGGTAGGATTTGATCTTGTTCCCGAAGCGCTTGAGGCGCTTGTGGCTCAGGGGGGAAAGGTTTCGCCTTCCCTTAAAGATGTCGTTGAAGGCGCTGAGCTGATTATCACTATGCTTCCCGAAGGGCGCCATTCTGCCTCCGTTTATTTGGGCGAGAGTGGCATATTCGAAATCGCCCCTGAAACGGCCCTTTTTTGTGATTGCTCCACAATTGATATTGAAACCACAATACGATTGCATGAAGATGCCCAATCGCGCGGCCTTCGGTTTCTTGATGCGCCTGTTTCTGGAGGGGTTGGAGGTGCTAGAGCAGGAACACTTACTTTTATGGTGGGGGGAAGTCCGAAAAATTTTGAGGATCTCAAACCCTACCTTGAGTTCATGGGAAAACGCATTGTTCATTGCGGCGATGGGGGCGCAGGTCAAGCCGCAAAAATCTGCAACAATATGGTTTTAGGTATTAGTATGATTGGCATTTCTGAGGCGTTTAACCTGGCGGAGAAACTAGGGCTCTCTGCTGATAAATTTTTTGAAGTGGCCTCCGGATCTTCTACCCAATGCTGGGCTTTAACAAGTTATTGTCCTTCTCCAGGTTTGGTAAAAACAGCACCTTCTAACAACCATTATCAAGCAGGGTTTATGGCGCACATGATGCTTAAAGATTTGAAACTTGCAAGTCACGCTGCCGAATCCACAGCCACGTCCTGCCCCTTGGGTGCTGAGGCGATGTCGCTTTATAATCTTTTCTGCAATCAAGGAGAGGGTGAAAAAGATTTCTCAGGAATTATCAATTTTCTGCGAGGTAATGGTTGA
- a CDS encoding PBP1A family penicillin-binding protein, with protein sequence MTDKRNSGFTIDPRERAPLSGGVDDLEKKPKKKKRESSPKSEKPARPKKTKVKKERKFAFFCLKWGTIFAVWGVFFLACAVMWFGYDLPNLDQISMTPRKPSITLVSHDGTRIATYGDLHGRAVKVDELPPHVVQALMAIEDRRFYSHFGVDVLGLLRAVWVNWRVGHVVQGGSTITQQLAKNFLQSQNLYDVNDRSLRRKVQEALLAIWLEHKFTKDQILTIYLNRVYLGSGTFGIEAAAEHYFGKHARELTLYESAVIAGLLKAPSRYSPANNPQLADGRAAQVLTSMVEEGYITEGAKEAALVMASSPPEVHRGQNIRYFCDWVVDSIGDYVSADGSDLIVTTTLDLNIQNKAEEKLQKIIQEHGSVANAHQMAFLAMRPQGAIVSLIGGVNYAQSKFNRATQALRQPGSAFKMVIYLAALEKGLHPYSMVSDLPITIGKWSPGNFKYKPKGEVPLQDAFAYSANTASVRLASFVGATAIASLAKRLGIGQKLPRDLTIALGTGEVTLLDMTSAFATFAHHGQHVWPYSIVKIETPSGETLYQRKTEVGTQIIDPQIVSEMRQLMSAVIDYGTGRNANLGRPAFAKTGTTQKDRDHWFVGFTGDLVAGAWTGNDNNESLIPISGGSLSLRLWRDFMKSVYGESSSPVVPQPSEIQEDSPEGEGQDSGSSESDREGLERLLQGVWGG encoded by the coding sequence ATGACTGACAAGCGCAATTCAGGCTTTACAATTGACCCTCGGGAACGGGCGCCACTTTCTGGTGGCGTCGATGATCTTGAAAAAAAACCAAAAAAGAAAAAACGAGAGAGCTCCCCGAAATCAGAAAAACCAGCACGTCCCAAAAAAACGAAGGTCAAAAAAGAGAGAAAATTCGCGTTTTTTTGTTTGAAATGGGGCACAATTTTTGCGGTTTGGGGCGTGTTTTTCCTCGCTTGTGCTGTTATGTGGTTTGGATACGATCTCCCCAATTTAGACCAGATTTCCATGACTCCCCGAAAACCCAGTATTACGCTCGTGAGTCATGACGGCACACGGATTGCCACCTACGGTGATCTTCATGGACGCGCGGTCAAGGTGGATGAATTGCCCCCTCATGTTGTGCAAGCATTGATGGCCATTGAGGACCGGCGTTTTTATTCTCATTTTGGAGTTGATGTTTTGGGGCTTCTTCGTGCGGTTTGGGTCAATTGGCGGGTGGGTCATGTCGTTCAAGGCGGAAGTACGATCACCCAACAGTTGGCCAAAAATTTTTTACAATCCCAAAATCTATATGATGTGAATGACCGGTCGCTGCGACGAAAAGTCCAAGAAGCTCTCTTGGCCATTTGGCTGGAGCATAAATTTACAAAAGATCAAATTCTGACTATTTATTTAAATCGCGTTTATTTAGGGTCGGGTACTTTTGGAATTGAGGCTGCGGCCGAGCATTACTTTGGAAAACATGCGAGAGAGTTAACCCTTTATGAATCTGCGGTCATTGCAGGTCTTTTAAAAGCGCCGTCCCGCTATTCGCCCGCCAATAATCCGCAATTAGCCGATGGGCGCGCTGCTCAAGTTTTAACCAGTATGGTTGAGGAGGGCTATATTACAGAAGGCGCCAAAGAGGCAGCCCTCGTTATGGCATCCTCCCCCCCCGAAGTTCACCGCGGCCAAAATATTCGCTATTTTTGTGATTGGGTGGTGGATTCCATCGGGGATTATGTTTCCGCCGATGGGTCTGATTTGATTGTGACCACAACACTTGATTTAAATATTCAAAACAAGGCCGAAGAAAAACTTCAAAAAATTATTCAAGAACATGGATCTGTAGCCAATGCTCATCAAATGGCCTTTTTGGCTATGCGCCCCCAAGGCGCAATTGTTTCCTTAATCGGAGGTGTAAATTACGCACAAAGTAAATTTAATCGAGCCACCCAAGCGCTCCGTCAACCGGGGTCCGCTTTTAAAATGGTAATCTATTTGGCGGCCCTTGAAAAAGGATTACATCCTTACAGCATGGTGAGCGATCTTCCCATCACCATTGGAAAATGGAGTCCAGGGAATTTTAAATACAAACCTAAGGGAGAGGTACCGCTTCAAGATGCGTTTGCGTATTCAGCTAATACGGCTTCCGTTCGCCTTGCATCTTTTGTAGGAGCCACAGCTATAGCAAGCCTTGCAAAGCGTTTGGGAATTGGGCAAAAGCTCCCCCGGGATCTCACCATTGCTTTAGGAACAGGGGAGGTCACACTTTTAGACATGACTTCTGCTTTTGCCACGTTTGCCCACCACGGACAACATGTATGGCCTTATTCAATTGTAAAAATTGAAACGCCTTCTGGTGAGACGCTTTATCAACGTAAAACAGAAGTCGGAACGCAAATTATAGATCCTCAAATTGTCTCTGAAATGCGTCAACTTATGAGTGCCGTGATCGATTATGGAACGGGTCGGAACGCCAATTTGGGAAGGCCTGCCTTTGCCAAAACGGGAACTACGCAAAAAGATCGCGATCATTGGTTTGTTGGATTTACGGGTGACCTTGTGGCGGGCGCTTGGACCGGAAATGACAATAACGAATCATTAATCCCCATTTCTGGGGGGAGCCTTTCGTTGCGATTGTGGCGTGATTTTATGAAATCCGTTTATGGCGAATCTTCAAGTCCCGTGGTCCCTCAGCCTTCAGAAATTCAAGAGGACTCTCCAGAAGGTGAAGGTCAAGATAGTGGTTCCTCAGAAAGCGACCGAGAGGGCCTTGAACGGCTCCTTCAAGGTGTGTGGGGAGGATAA